In one Pseudomonas fitomaticsae genomic region, the following are encoded:
- a CDS encoding ABC transporter permease — MNAILENKPATAPVKSRRRFPTELSIFLVLIGIGLVFELFGWIVRDQSFLMNSQRLVLMILQVSIIGLLAIGVTQVIITTGIDLSSGSVLALSAMIAASLAQTSDFARAVFPSLTDLPVWIPVIAGLGVGLLAGAINGSIIAITGIPPFIATLGMMVSARGLARYYTEGQPVSMLSDSYTAIGHGAMPVIIFLVVAVIFHIALRYTKYGKYTYAIGGNMQAARTSGINVKRHLVIVYSIAGLLAGLAGVVASARAATGQAGMGMSYELDAIAAAVIGGTSLAGGVGRITGTVIGALILGVMASGFTFVGVDAYIQDIIKGLIIVVAVVIDQYRNKRKLKR; from the coding sequence ATGAACGCGATACTGGAAAACAAACCGGCCACGGCACCGGTCAAGAGTCGCCGGCGCTTTCCGACGGAGCTGAGCATTTTCCTGGTGCTGATCGGCATTGGCCTGGTGTTCGAACTGTTCGGCTGGATCGTGCGCGACCAGAGCTTCCTGATGAACTCCCAGCGGCTGGTGCTGATGATCCTGCAAGTGTCGATCATCGGCCTGCTCGCGATTGGCGTGACCCAGGTGATCATCACCACGGGTATCGACCTGTCGTCGGGCTCGGTGCTCGCGTTGTCGGCGATGATCGCGGCCAGTCTGGCGCAGACTTCGGATTTCGCTCGGGCGGTGTTCCCGTCACTGACCGATTTGCCGGTCTGGATTCCCGTGATTGCCGGGCTCGGTGTCGGGCTGCTGGCGGGGGCGATCAACGGCAGCATCATCGCCATCACCGGGATTCCGCCGTTCATTGCCACGCTGGGCATGATGGTTTCGGCCCGTGGCCTGGCGCGTTACTACACCGAAGGCCAGCCGGTGAGCATGCTCTCGGATTCCTACACGGCCATCGGCCATGGCGCGATGCCGGTGATCATTTTTCTGGTGGTGGCGGTGATCTTTCACATCGCGCTGCGTTACACCAAATACGGCAAATACACCTACGCCATCGGCGGCAACATGCAGGCGGCGCGCACGTCCGGTATCAACGTCAAACGCCATCTGGTCATCGTTTACAGTATCGCCGGGTTGCTGGCGGGGCTGGCAGGCGTGGTGGCTTCGGCCCGCGCGGCTACCGGGCAGGCCGGGATGGGCATGTCCTATGAACTGGATGCGATTGCTGCCGCGGTCATCGGCGGCACCAGTCTGGCGGGCGGAGTGGGGCGCATCACCGGCACGGTGATCGGCGCACTGATCCTGGGGGTGATGGCCAGCGGTTTCACCTTTGTCGGGGTCGATGCGTACATCCAGGACATCATCAAGGGGCTGATCATCGTGGTTGCGGTGGTGATCGACCAATACCGCAACAAGCGCAAGCTCAAGCGCTGA
- a CDS encoding VOC family protein, translated as MKINPYLIFNGDCRAAFTFYEQCLQGKLEAMMTFGETPAAEHVPKEHHDLIIHTCLKVGDQMLMASDTTPDRPTQGMSGCSISLNVDSIAEAERVFNALARDGRVDMPLEATFWAARFGMLVDRFGVSWMVNCESDK; from the coding sequence ATGAAAATCAACCCGTACCTGATCTTCAACGGCGACTGCCGCGCAGCCTTCACGTTTTACGAGCAATGCCTGCAAGGCAAGCTCGAAGCGATGATGACCTTCGGCGAAACGCCAGCCGCCGAACATGTCCCCAAAGAGCATCACGACCTGATCATCCACACTTGCCTGAAAGTCGGCGATCAAATGCTGATGGCTTCGGACACCACGCCTGACCGACCAACCCAGGGCATGAGTGGTTGCTCGATTTCCCTGAATGTCGACAGCATTGCCGAGGCCGAGCGGGTGTTTAACGCCCTGGCCAGGGACGGTCGCGTCGACATGCCGCTGGAAGCCACCTTCTGGGCTGCGCGCTTCGGCATGCTGGTGGATCGTTTTGGCGTGTCGTGGATGGTCAATTGCGAAAGTGACAAGTGA
- a CDS encoding alpha/beta hydrolase, with amino-acid sequence MFLAFMTRLRRRRLAFACMAALIIGVPASCAVLEHTERKLLFRIEPGTAGWYHGLPGSVQELDLQPKSFKAGQNIHAWWWPAERADAPAILYLHGVRWNLTGQLFRIEQLRAAGYSVLAIDYRGFGQSHGDLPSERTVYEDARVAWERFQLLQPDPNKRLIYGHSLGGAVAIDLAAELGRDAASHHTPLPVRGLVIESTFTSLADVAAAVANTSLPVRWLLSQKFDSIDKIAEIHMPLLVVHGLADAFVPSRFSEQLFAAARQPKRLLLVPGATHNNSMALGGQNYRKAIDALMQTRPAARVAGAAVQKYPRDS; translated from the coding sequence ATGTTCCTTGCCTTCATGACCCGACTTCGACGCCGCCGTCTGGCGTTCGCCTGCATGGCCGCCCTGATCATCGGCGTGCCGGCGAGTTGTGCCGTGCTGGAACACACCGAACGCAAGCTGTTGTTTCGCATCGAACCGGGCACCGCCGGCTGGTATCACGGTTTGCCCGGCAGCGTGCAGGAACTCGACCTGCAACCGAAAAGCTTCAAGGCCGGGCAAAACATTCACGCCTGGTGGTGGCCGGCGGAACGCGCCGATGCTCCGGCCATCCTTTATCTGCATGGCGTGCGCTGGAACCTCACCGGGCAATTGTTCCGTATCGAACAATTGCGCGCAGCAGGTTATTCGGTACTGGCCATCGACTATCGCGGCTTCGGCCAGAGCCATGGCGACCTGCCGTCGGAGAGAACGGTGTACGAGGATGCGCGAGTGGCCTGGGAGCGCTTCCAGCTGTTGCAACCGGACCCGAACAAACGCCTGATCTACGGGCATTCGCTGGGGGGCGCGGTCGCCATCGATCTGGCTGCCGAACTCGGCCGCGATGCCGCCAGCCATCACACCCCATTGCCGGTGCGCGGACTGGTCATCGAATCCACGTTTACCTCATTGGCGGATGTGGCGGCAGCCGTGGCCAACACCTCTCTTCCGGTGCGTTGGTTGCTGTCGCAGAAATTCGATTCCATCGACAAGATCGCCGAGATCCACATGCCGTTGCTGGTGGTGCACGGCCTGGCCGACGCATTCGTGCCGTCACGCTTCAGCGAGCAACTGTTCGCCGCCGCCCGGCAACCGAAACGCCTGCTGCTGGTGCCCGGCGCAACACACAACAACAGCATGGCGCTGGGCGGGCAGAACTATCGCAAGGCGATCGATGCACTGATGCAAACCCGACCTGCCGCCCGGGTGGCGGGCGCTGCGGTGCAGAAGTACCCGCGCGACTCCTGA
- a CDS encoding NAD(P)H-quinone oxidoreductase: protein MTLPTEMTRIEITEPGGPEVLQSRRVPLPVAAEGEILIRVHAAGINRPDALQRAGKYPMKPGMNPIPGLEVAGEVMAIGSGVSTFAVGDRVCALTNGGGYAEYCTVPAGQALPIPDGLDWTQAAAIPETFFTVWANLFGLGGASRGQRALIHGGTSGIGTTALMLCREFGIQAFATAGSADKCAAIHNLGGEAINYREQDFAAVIAEKTAGQGVNVILDIMGGSYLNGNISALGMDGRLVMLGFLGGARANDIDLLAILGKRAVVTGSLLRARTSAEKAAIADQLREHVWPVLAAGRCLPIIDKVYPLADAAKAHAHMEAGDHIGKIVLKID, encoded by the coding sequence ATGACGTTGCCCACTGAAATGACTCGAATCGAAATCACCGAACCGGGCGGGCCCGAGGTTCTGCAATCCCGGCGCGTTCCGCTGCCGGTCGCCGCAGAAGGCGAAATACTGATCCGCGTGCACGCCGCCGGCATCAACCGCCCCGACGCTCTGCAACGCGCCGGCAAATACCCGATGAAGCCCGGCATGAACCCGATTCCGGGCCTTGAAGTGGCCGGCGAGGTCATGGCGATTGGCAGCGGAGTCAGCACATTCGCGGTCGGTGACCGGGTCTGCGCGCTGACCAATGGCGGAGGCTACGCCGAATACTGCACGGTTCCGGCCGGCCAGGCCCTGCCGATTCCCGATGGACTGGACTGGACTCAGGCGGCGGCAATTCCGGAAACCTTTTTCACCGTGTGGGCCAACCTGTTCGGCCTCGGCGGTGCAAGCCGTGGTCAGCGCGCCTTGATCCACGGCGGCACCAGCGGCATCGGCACCACCGCGCTGATGCTGTGCCGCGAGTTTGGCATCCAAGCCTTCGCCACCGCCGGCAGCGCCGACAAATGCGCAGCGATCCACAACCTGGGCGGCGAAGCGATCAACTATCGGGAGCAGGATTTCGCGGCTGTCATCGCCGAGAAGACCGCTGGCCAGGGCGTGAATGTGATCCTCGACATCATGGGCGGCTCGTACCTCAACGGAAACATCAGCGCCTTGGGGATGGATGGGCGATTGGTGATGCTCGGTTTCCTCGGCGGCGCGCGGGCCAATGACATCGATCTGCTGGCGATCCTCGGCAAGCGTGCGGTGGTCACCGGTTCCCTCCTGCGCGCCCGTACCTCGGCGGAAAAAGCCGCCATCGCCGATCAATTGCGCGAACACGTCTGGCCGGTGCTGGCCGCCGGGCGCTGCCTGCCGATCATCGACAAGGTCTATCCGCTGGCCGACGCAGCCAAGGCCCATGCGCACATGGAAGCGGGCGACCACATCGGCAAGATCGTGCTGAAGATCGACTGA